The stretch of DNA tatgtattttatttttatgtttaaaaaaaaaaatatatatatattatatttatataaatgcattattttattaactatctGAGAAAACAAATCTTTTcacaaattaagaaaagaaacgttttttgaccgtttctttaacgtttcacaattaaagaaaagaaacgttttttgaccgtttctttaacgtttcacaattaaagaaaagaaacgtttttttgaccgtttctttaacgtttttttGTCGAAATAGAAAcgtattattaaacgttttttgaGTGGACATTTTTACTCATAAAAAACGTTTCTCGAAACCGGTTATGAAACGTATCGAACAAACGTTCTTGAGACGTTTTTAGAACGTTTATGTGCTACCTGGGAATAAGcgtaaaattctaataaattttaatttctttttctaataaagAAGTAATATCATTTATTCGAAATTTAATCGTCTTGTCACTTAAAGGAATATTAGCAGCTTCTTTAAGAGTCAATAAATTTCCAAACTCCGTTGTTGTGATAAggatttctttacaaattttgctttacgaaataatttcgaattttttgcgATAAGATTTGAAAAGCATACGATGCTATAAGTTAGTAAGAACTTTTACCGAAAGTGTAACATTTTCGATATGAGAATCTGAACTACAActttcttattataaattaatttcaattcctttaattaaatttaatttctcctCGTTCATATATTTGAATacttatttaaatgtttatttatataatattatttattaagaatgtatttcttttaacaaGAGAGAGTAGATAACCACATAAGACAGGTTTTATTACAAATAGAAGCGAAATTTTTTGCCATATCTTTATTAAAGTGTTGCATGTATCTTTGctcattattgtttaaattaattcactaattattatcattatcactATTATACAAATAGCATTTTCTATCTTGTAATATGGatctttaaatgttatatagatCTTTAAATTTCCCAGCTAAACTTTTGGCGCGTACTCCTACAACGATTGATATGCAATTGTTTTATCTCCTCGACTGTTTCTTCACGATATTTCCAGTGAAACGTGCGAGTCTCACAGTCACAGTGAGATTCTCGTGTCAACCAAAACTGCTATTTGTATAATAGtgatagtgatttgtataataGTGATAGTGCTTGAAAAATGGATAGCAAGCGGAGACGTGTGCAATCCTTTGATCAGGTATGggaggaaattttttttgccaatatatataataaaaccaCCTGTCTTTTATGTGATTATCAACCTCttgtcgtaaaaaaatttatagtttatagaCATTTTAATTCTAAACATTCAAATGAATATTCACACTATGTGGGCGAGGAAAAATCAAATGTAATTGCGGGATTAGAAGAAATGTATCTACAAAGTCATACTCCGGATTCTCACATGGAAAATGCTACATGCTCGGTAAAAGCAGTTACAGCATCGTATGCTATTTCTAATCTTATCGCGAAAAATTCGAAACCATTTTGTGAAGGGAAATTTATAAAGGAATGTCTAATCGCTGCAGTGGAATCGTTTGGAAACTCAATGACTATTGAAGAAGCTGCTAGCATTCCTTTAAGTGACAAGACAGTTAAATCTCGAATAGGTGATATTGCTTCTTcattagaaacaaaattaaaatctttattagaaTCTTGtgcttttttttcattatgtctCGACGAGAGCACCGATATACGACATGTGAGTCAATTGAGTATTTTTGCTCGAATCGttcaaaatgatttttcacATGTTGAGGAGCTCTTAGATTTTGTCCCACTACATAATAGAACAACAGGTAGAGATATTTTCAATGCTGTTaataaaacattgcaaaaatttgGTATCGATTTTTCTAAATGTTCAGCTATCGTTACTGATGGCGCAAAAGCAATGATTGGTCCAAAAATGGATTTTTCGGACAGTTAAAACAACGAGATTTAAAATTTCCTGTTATGCATTGCATAATTCACCAAGAAGCATTATGTGGGAGAGATGTTAAACTATCCACGGCAATGCAAActgtaacaaaaattacaaatttaattaaaggcgGTAACAAATTCCTCTCCCATCGAAAGTTTCAACACTTTCTCGAGGAACATAATGCTATTTATAAAGTACCTTTACATTGTGAAGTTCGATGGCTCAGTGGAGAAAAATGTTTAGAGAAGTTCTTTGCAATAAGAAAAGAGATCTTCCTTTTCTTGCAAGAACAATTACctgaaaaatgtaatgaatttaaatatttttttgaagatttaGACTCGTTGTGTGAACTTGCCCTAATTACTGATATaactaatcaattaaatattttaaatctaaagttGCAAAAGACAGACCAAATCATTTCGCAATTTTTTAGTCATGTAGATTCTTTtcgtaaaaaattgcaattatttaaaaatcatctagaaaataatatttttcacttttttccttCTTGTCAGATTCTTTTTGAAGAACATGACacaaaatgtaatttcaaaaatcacattaatttaattgattcctTAATCATTCAATTTAATAAGCGTTTTAGTGATTTTGAAATACTAAAAAGAGATTTCATACTTTTTGAGAATCCTCTCACTGTGCAAATCCAAGAACAAAGTCTCGAATTTCAAGAAGAACTTTGTGATTTGCAGTCTGATATTACTTTACAAGCGCGATTAGAAAAAGgaatcgaattttttaaaattttagatgcaTCGCGTTATCCACGTCTTAAAATTTTTGGTCTGCGAATTTTCTCTGTGTTTGGGTCCACATATTTGTGTGaacgttttttttcaaaaatgaaatttataaaaacggaTAAACGTTCTTCTTTGAACGATGCATCATTGTCCTCACTCATGCGAGCTAGTTCTTCAAAAATTTCTGTAGATATATTATCCTTAGTAGAATCGTGTAAACGACCCAGAAAATCATAGGGTATAGCGGAATAAGAAAAGTGATTTTGGGCTCCCGTGTAATCAATCGTTGTATACGACATCATGTCTATAGGAGACATCGTGTTTAGACATTATGTTGACAAGAAACATTGTCCGCAGAGGACATCATGTCTGCCAAAGACACATATGATGTGCTAAACCacattttacattatcttacaattagttattcttttagtggattaggcctactggggaaaccacttaaaaaaaaaacgcattcgcaatagtacctcatgggtaatgtggaaagctattgtttagattttaatttcaaattttaattttttaattatatattttggaaatatattattataattagacTGCGGATTTTTAtgcagtaacatttttttagatttaggtaataataacaaaagatcTGTGCTGaactaataaagttaaattttttaatgaatgcaTATCTGGATATGCAAAATATATGCACcaaaaatatgcattatttatgCAGCATATATGCAAgatatgcaaaataaatatagataattcgcatcttatttagaaaattatatacgtataatcaCTGTAATTACTGATTAGTAATTACTGTAATCCCTCGAACATGAAAAACCAAATCTTGCGCATAAACAAaacataatacataatacataaaacacaacgtagaataaatatacttaaatacataaagcaatatatacatattattggTTGTAATTTAAATGACAGTAAGTAACAAGATATTTTTCGAGATTAGCCGAAGTGAAGCTATGCCTTTTCTCTGATAGTATTAGTTTATAAGCAGAGAAGGATCTTTCAACGTCACAGGACGTGACGGGAGCATATTTATATTTGCTCCATAAAGAAGATGGAATCGTTTCAGGAATTTCGGAATTAGGCGTACATTTTCATATGTcactaattttaaatatttccttcACTCCGGGATTTCTATTCAGAATCTGCtgtattttttctgaaattcttTGTCCACAAGGACCTGGAATCGCTTTCAAGTCTTCAATACACGACCTTGCTATTTCAGTCGATTCAATTAAAGGTAATCCTACTGATTCCAGTTTTGTCATTACTTTaggaagatttttaaaatatgttttaatataacataaatctTTGACAAGCTGTGGATTTTGAAGTACATTCTTCGCTGAAATGATCGACTTAGCATCTTCTGAATTGAAAGACTCAATAACCTGTGATCAAATCAAAATCTTACTatatcaatttcaatttcatttttaattattgtaccaaaaaaataaataaatgcatacCTCTCGAATActagtaaaattatttgcataaaaaagtGCAGCTTCGATCCAAGTTCCCCATCTTGTTAAAATTGGTTCAGGTGGTAATGGAATATTTCCTAATTTTGCTCGATATTCTTCTATACGAAGCGGagctttcaaaaaaattttttttactgaagaTATTATAGTATTAACGAGAGGAAAGTGAAGGCGAACTTCTTCAGCCACTCTATTAAACCCATGCACCAAGCATGTTAAGTGTATAATGTTTGGATAGAAAATTTGAAGATCCCTTGCAGCTTTTAACATATATGCAGCTGCATCTGTTACAAGTAATAGAACTCGTTCTTCATGGGATTCTCTTGGCCACAAGATTTTCATATTTGAATTTACAAAGCGAGCAATAGTGGTATTATTGGTTCTCTCCAGAACTTGAGACGAAATTAGATGAGGTGTAGTAGTTTCCTCACATAGTTTACCGactaaaaattcaagaaaattgataaaaatgttaaataataaaattaattaaaattaattaacacattGAGCACCGGCAGCACACACCGTGTGACACTGACTATTTTCGTCGGTAGCCGACGACACACACCGTGTGTCACGGCAAATATTGTTCgctcaaaacaaaataaaaataaaaataatttccaaaCATTGGATAATTTCAAGCTTTGGCTCCTGCGGCACACCTGAAAAACCTGATCGGCACTCAacgtgttaataaaatttaagtattagGTATAAAATTTAGGATTAAGTAAAAAATCATTACCTATAAAATTTGCGACTTGACGACCGAGTTTATCTGTGGTTTCGTCTACAGATATCCAAATATAATTATCGCCAATATCTGACCTAATATTTTCGATGACCGAATTGTAGCAGACATCCAAATAATTCTTCCTCAAAGTTGACTCATTCGGAATTTGTTGTCGTGTATATTTAGCGAGGAAATTTCTCCATGTCTCATTGTCAAGACAACGCCAGGGCATCTTAACAGCAATCATAGCTTTGCAAAGATCGACGTAAAAAGTATTTGCATATTTTGACTGTTGCTTTTTTCCATCTGATTCGTTAATATTTTCACTGTGTTCGTTATTTTCTAAATGTAACACATTCATTTTATGTGTAGATGTTGAAATATGCTGAGTTAATTGTGACTTTCTATCACATGTAATCTCTTTGTTACATCCATTGCAATAAACAGAATTTCCgtcatatgttaaatatttgtcGCTGATTTGGTCGATCCAGCTTTTCACCAGcacgtatttatttttcttaactttcggcatttcttttcttttcacttCTCTATTCACGCTATTCACCCTATCAACTGCTCAGTGCTCGAAAATAAACTGGCAGATAGCACGCGTAGTAATCCGCAGAACGTAAATACAACCGAGACCGACACTCGCTATTCCGATTGATCAGTGATCACGTGATCAGACTGAAATTCATCGATAACACAGACATTCCATAAAGCTACAAATGATCTCTATATATCTACTTCAAAGTTACATGGGATATGTAAAGTTTaggaaaaatatgcattttatgcaaataatatgctcgatttatgcaaatatgcaattatgcaaaatatgcattttatgcaaaatatgcaattaaatgtttttgcataaatatccgcagtctaattataatatatgtatattatattgtatgtatatattacatacaataatattaaatttttatataattatttatattgtatgtatatattacatacattaatattaaatttttatataactatttataaaaataataattatttctaggttctaggccctaggctatttcttttacaagggacgctctacgctcctgagccacaacttgacgcgcggccggcagctcggctgttggcccgcgagcggagtgaggggctcgaggggagacagtaggcgtcgcctcggaaatcggctcgaaatgtgccactaattccgagcactgtgttacaagaagaaaatagaaaattgcgAAGAGACAATGAAAGATTGCGCAGGTTACGGTCTGTCAACGAaggtatttttgaattttttttctttcaattatacTGACAAATCAAATCAAACGTTCCGTTACATATGAAAAGTTAAATGAGAAAAACAATTGAGATTGAACTGTATGTATAATTGTAGCAAttcttacatatttatgtaacttTAGTAATGGTTAAAACAGATTCAGAGTATCTCgaagttttcattattttgtcaTATAGCTCAAATCATGCAATCAGATTAAATaaacttctataatttttatcttaataattcttttataattagtcaaattactttattgcacTGCCTGCAATTCACCAAATAagtagatttataataaatgcggAACGTTAATAATTCCTTCACAAATACATTTCTTATGATACTTTTTTAGCGTTTTTCAATTttggagatatatatatatatatatatacacacacacacacatatgtatttttGAGCAATAAAAGcacttaaaacaataatttgttaattctgAGTTGTTTAAGCCTCTTAACAAGATCTTTAGTATATACATCATTTTTTTAGATTTGCCAAAGATGGATAAAATGATGAAAGATCTCATGACTAACTTGGAATCTGTAACATTGACAACCAAATCTTTCAATCGTCAGATAGATGAATTGCAACAGGTGtatgtaattttgatttatatctACATTATATCGTTTTGTAAGTAGTGTAAAACATAAACTGTTCtaatttattttgcagaaaGTACAAGCATCAAGTAACTGCATCATTAAAC from Solenopsis invicta isolate M01_SB unplaced genomic scaffold, UNIL_Sinv_3.0 scaffold_735, whole genome shotgun sequence encodes:
- the LOC105205090 gene encoding general transcription factor II-I repeat domain-containing protein 2-like, with protein sequence MYLQSHTPDSHMENATCSVKAVTASYAISNLIAKNSKPFCEGKFIKECLIAAVESFGNSMTIEEAASIPLSDKTVKSRIGDIASSLETKLKSLLESCAFFSLCLDESTDIRHVSQLSIFARIVQNDFSHVEELLDFVPLHNRTTGRDIFNAVNKTLQKFGIDFSKCSAIVTDGAKAMIGPKMDFSDS
- the LOC120360022 gene encoding uncharacterized protein LOC120360022, which encodes MPKVKKNKYVLVKSWIDQISDKYLTYDGNSVYCNGCNKEITCDRKSQLTQHISTSTHKMNVLHLENNEHSENINESDGKKQQSKYANTFYVDLCKAMIAVKMPWRCLDNETWRNFLAKYTRQQIPNESTLRKNYLDVCYNSVIENIRSDIGDNYIWISVDETTDKLGRQVANFIVGKLCEETTTPHLISSQVLERTNNTTIARFVNSNMKILWPRESHEERVLLLVTDAAAYMLKAARDLQIFYPNIIHLTCLVHGFNRVAEEVRLHFPLVNTIISSVKKIFLKAPLRIEEYRAKLGNIPLPPEPILTRWGTWIEAALFYANNFTSIREVIESFNSEDAKSIISAKNVLQNPQLVKDLCYIKTYFKNLPKVMTKLESVGLPLIESTEIARSCIEDLKAIPGPCGQRISEKIQQILNRNPGVKEIFKISDI